A region of Geobacillus sp. 46C-IIa DNA encodes the following proteins:
- a CDS encoding aromatic acid/H+ symport family MFS transporter, with translation MRRVNTLEIAAASKFNKFHLMIYLWCFFAIAFDGYDIALYGVSLPLLMKEWNLTVVQAGAIGSYSLIGMIIGALVFAPLADKIGRKKVLVICMVIFSVFTFLGGVIDSPTAFTIMRFIAALGIGGLPANAISLMTEYSPKANRAVIVATMYCGYSIGGILVSLLGIYAVPEAGWRILYWVGGFPLLVLPILLKQFPESLSFYILKKQTKKLSSILNRINPLGNYTEEDDYCLEEIQNESKGFPIKKLFEKQRAVSTFAFWIAVFSCLLMVYGLNTWLPKIMQQSGYGFSSGLIFNIVLCIGQIVGSLIGGFLSGKLGHRKVLVSMYILGALCFVILGVTSNLFMLYVLVAVGGACTVGTQNLANPYISEYYPKEARATGIGWALGIGRIGAVVAPTLIALILSTGLAPQKTFIVFAVPSIIGALALLCVQERFGSFDKVGSPSHLKQLSL, from the coding sequence ATGCGCCGAGTTAATACATTAGAAATTGCGGCAGCTAGTAAATTTAACAAATTTCACCTGATGATCTATTTGTGGTGTTTTTTTGCAATTGCTTTTGATGGATATGACATTGCTTTATATGGAGTAAGTTTGCCTTTACTCATGAAAGAATGGAATTTGACAGTAGTTCAGGCTGGTGCTATAGGAAGCTATTCACTGATCGGAATGATAATCGGCGCATTAGTGTTTGCTCCTTTAGCTGATAAAATAGGAAGAAAAAAAGTGTTGGTCATATGTATGGTCATATTCAGTGTCTTTACATTTTTAGGCGGAGTAATTGATAGTCCTACTGCTTTTACTATTATGCGTTTTATTGCTGCATTAGGGATTGGTGGTTTACCAGCTAATGCCATTTCTTTAATGACAGAGTACTCTCCGAAGGCAAATAGAGCGGTTATTGTCGCCACAATGTACTGTGGATACTCTATCGGTGGGATCTTGGTGTCGTTGCTAGGAATATATGCGGTTCCGGAAGCGGGATGGAGAATTTTGTATTGGGTCGGTGGATTTCCACTGCTAGTTCTTCCGATTCTTCTAAAACAATTCCCGGAATCCCTTTCATTTTACATTTTGAAAAAACAAACAAAAAAATTGAGTAGCATCTTAAATCGTATAAATCCCCTTGGTAATTATACAGAAGAAGATGATTACTGTTTGGAAGAGATCCAAAATGAGTCCAAGGGATTTCCGATCAAAAAGTTGTTTGAAAAACAAAGAGCTGTTAGCACCTTTGCCTTTTGGATCGCTGTATTTAGTTGTTTATTAATGGTGTATGGCTTAAATACATGGCTTCCGAAAATTATGCAACAGTCGGGCTATGGTTTTTCTTCGGGATTGATATTCAATATAGTTCTATGTATAGGTCAGATTGTTGGTTCGTTGATCGGCGGCTTTTTGTCAGGAAAGCTCGGACATAGAAAAGTATTAGTTTCGATGTATATATTAGGGGCATTGTGTTTCGTAATTCTAGGAGTGACTTCAAACTTGTTTATGTTATACGTGCTTGTAGCTGTAGGAGGAGCATGCACAGTTGGTACTCAAAATTTAGCTAATCCTTATATCTCAGAATATTATCCTAAGGAAGCAAGGGCTACAGGAATTGGATGGGCGTTAGGAATCGGCAGGATTGGCGCCGTCGTAGCTCCTACGTTAATAGCCTTAATTTTATCGACAGGGCTTGCGCCACAAAAAACGTTTATAGTTTTTGCAGTTCCAAGTATAATAGGTGCTTTAGCTTTGCTTTGTGTTCAGGAGAGATTTGGGAGCTTTGATAAGGTAGGAAGTCCTAGTCATTTGAAACAATTGTCCCTTTAG
- a CDS encoding thiamine pyrophosphate-requiring protein, which produces MFDKYTTSTAFLEALREAGVSYIFCNLGSDHPAIIESLAEASQKGIELPKVITCPHEMVALSAAHGFAQVTGKPQAVIVHVECGTQNLGGAIHNAAKGRIPVLIFAGASPFTQEGEMVGSRNEFIHWIQDVFDQRGIVRGYVKYNNEIRSGKNVKQLVHRALQIAQSDPKGPVYLVGPREVMEEETSRVTVNLALWDPIRPSALPEDGVNEIVSSLVNADNPLIITSYLGRNVKAVDELIELSERLSIPVIESVPNYMNFPSSHSMHCGYLWNSQDQNELLVKADVILVLDSDVPWIPLKNKPSEHCKIYYIDVDPLKEQMPLWYIPSQCFFRADSFTALKQLNRLLRQTPVNWKTVQERCKRVERVHHEQRKEWKEKESYREDTITPEYLTACIRELVDDNTIIVNEGISNYETIYRHIGATKPGSIIGSGAGSLGWNGGASIGVKLALPHKKVINLTGDGSYLFSIPSTVHWMARRYQTPFLTVIYNNKGWKSPKLSTLGVHPNGVARKINEFWVSFEPSADLAKIAEAAGGAYARTIKKPGELKDALQEGLQALEEGRSAVLDVHLPSVQEEV; this is translated from the coding sequence GTGTTCGATAAATATACTACCAGCACAGCTTTTTTAGAGGCTCTTCGGGAAGCTGGTGTGTCTTATATTTTTTGCAACTTAGGTAGCGATCATCCTGCGATTATAGAAAGTCTGGCAGAGGCTAGTCAGAAGGGAATTGAACTCCCTAAAGTGATCACTTGTCCACATGAAATGGTAGCACTTAGTGCGGCACATGGGTTTGCACAGGTTACCGGGAAACCTCAGGCCGTTATTGTGCATGTTGAATGTGGTACACAAAATCTTGGAGGAGCTATCCATAATGCGGCAAAGGGGAGAATTCCTGTGCTCATTTTTGCCGGTGCTTCTCCTTTCACACAGGAAGGAGAAATGGTGGGAAGCAGAAATGAGTTTATTCATTGGATACAGGATGTCTTTGACCAAAGAGGAATAGTAAGGGGATACGTTAAGTACAATAACGAAATTCGATCAGGAAAAAATGTAAAGCAATTGGTGCATCGGGCGTTACAGATTGCTCAAAGCGATCCAAAAGGTCCAGTGTATCTAGTTGGGCCTCGAGAGGTAATGGAAGAAGAAACTAGTAGGGTTACAGTTAATCTAGCATTGTGGGATCCTATCCGACCATCTGCTCTTCCCGAAGACGGAGTAAATGAAATTGTAAGTAGTTTAGTAAACGCTGATAATCCGTTAATTATAACATCATATTTAGGGAGAAATGTCAAAGCGGTAGATGAACTTATAGAGTTAAGCGAGCGTTTATCTATACCCGTCATTGAATCAGTTCCTAACTACATGAACTTCCCGAGCAGTCATTCTATGCATTGTGGATATTTGTGGAACTCACAAGATCAAAATGAACTATTGGTTAAAGCAGACGTTATTCTAGTCTTAGATAGCGATGTGCCATGGATTCCTTTAAAAAATAAACCATCGGAGCATTGTAAAATTTACTACATTGATGTAGATCCTTTGAAGGAACAAATGCCATTATGGTATATTCCCTCTCAGTGCTTTTTTAGAGCGGACTCTTTTACGGCATTGAAACAACTAAATCGGTTATTGAGGCAAACTCCTGTAAATTGGAAAACGGTACAGGAAAGATGTAAGCGAGTCGAGCGGGTTCATCATGAGCAACGAAAAGAATGGAAAGAAAAAGAATCGTATAGGGAGGACACTATTACCCCTGAGTATTTAACTGCGTGCATTAGAGAACTTGTTGATGATAATACGATTATCGTTAATGAAGGGATCTCGAATTATGAAACGATATATAGACATATTGGAGCAACAAAGCCTGGGTCTATTATTGGAAGTGGTGCAGGCTCACTAGGATGGAACGGCGGAGCTAGCATCGGAGTAAAATTGGCCTTGCCGCATAAGAAGGTCATTAACTTAACAGGAGATGGGAGTTATTTATTTAGTATCCCTTCCACTGTTCACTGGATGGCTAGAAGATATCAAACTCCATTTTTGACTGTTATATACAACAACAAAGGTTGGAAATCTCCTAAATTATCCACGTTAGGCGTGCATCCGAACGGGGTAGCGCGAAAAATAAATGAATTTTGGGTGAGTTTTGAACCATCAGCAGACCTGGCCAAAATTGCTGAGGCTGCCGGAGGTGCTTACGCTAGGACGATTAAAAAACCTGGTGAACTAAAAGATGCTTTGCAAGAAGGATTACAGGCGTTGGAAGAGGGGAGATCAGCTGTGCTAGATGTTCACCTTCCTTCTGTCCAGGAAGAAGTGTGA
- a CDS encoding winged helix-turn-helix domain-containing protein, with protein MRRLNITNDHGWTPRTLRKQERKIKNTLLRQRVMTVRLIMEGYLGKEVASMVNVCRQIVSHYVSLFNEGGLELLLHRDFAPGREPFLIEEQQEEIKQLVLTTTPVELGWDVASAWNTKLLQSYVEKHFGVCISREALRKLLHRKGLSWTRPTYTLAKGDPDRQKHFEKQIDFIKKLNGS; from the coding sequence ATGAGACGTCTCAACATCACCAACGATCACGGATGGACACCTCGGACACTTCGCAAACAGGAACGGAAAATCAAAAACACCCTTCTTCGCCAACGGGTGATGACGGTTCGCCTGATCATGGAAGGTTATTTGGGCAAAGAGGTGGCCTCCATGGTCAACGTGTGCCGACAAATCGTTTCCCATTATGTGTCGCTGTTCAACGAAGGCGGTCTGGAGCTCTTGCTTCATCGGGATTTCGCACCCGGGCGGGAGCCGTTTCTCATCGAAGAACAGCAGGAAGAGATCAAACAGCTGGTGTTGACCACCACTCCCGTGGAACTGGGATGGGACGTCGCTTCGGCGTGGAACACCAAACTCTTGCAATCCTATGTTGAAAAGCACTTCGGTGTTTGCATTTCCCGCGAAGCGTTGCGAAAACTCCTGCACCGCAAAGGGCTGTCATGGACACGGCCGACCTACACATTGGCGAAAGGCGATCCAGATCGACAAAAGCATTTTGAGAAACAGATCGACTTCATAAAAAAACTTAATGGATCCTGA
- a CDS encoding IS630 family transposase, with amino-acid sequence MDPDSVLLYLDETHIRSYHVLRSTWSEVGRQKQVPTFGHHAHVSLFDAVNIHDGETVLHQTTAAHAATFLDFLRMLKERDPDRLIVFVLDNARIHHAKKMVKEFWREEGQCFHFIYLPPYSPQLNPIERLWKWRKDTVMANVFHKDRNDIIQAITRFVHYIHERPEEMLQRLGLCRMNEKLTLHVACI; translated from the coding sequence ATGGATCCTGATTCGGTCTTGTTATACCTTGATGAAACACATATCCGCTCTTATCATGTCTTGCGGTCCACATGGTCGGAAGTCGGCCGCCAAAAACAAGTGCCGACGTTCGGCCATCATGCCCACGTATCGCTGTTTGACGCGGTCAACATCCACGATGGCGAAACGGTGCTTCATCAAACGACCGCTGCCCATGCCGCGACGTTCTTGGATTTCTTGAGAATGCTCAAAGAGCGCGATCCGGATCGTCTCATAGTCTTCGTGTTGGATAACGCCCGCATTCACCATGCCAAAAAAATGGTCAAGGAGTTTTGGCGGGAAGAAGGGCAGTGTTTTCACTTTATTTACCTTCCTCCCTATTCGCCACAGCTGAACCCGATTGAACGCTTGTGGAAATGGCGGAAAGATACGGTGATGGCCAATGTATTTCACAAGGATCGCAACGATATCATTCAAGCCATTACTCGGTTTGTCCACTACATCCACGAACGTCCGGAGGAAATGCTGCAGCGCTTAGGGTTGTGCAGGATGAATGAGAAGTTAACTCTTCATGTTGCATGTATATAG
- a CDS encoding ABC transporter ATP-binding protein, translating to MLELQDVHSYYGTSYILQGVSFSVPKGKCVALLGRNGAGKTTTIHTIVGLHKVKRGRIRFKNQPIESLPPHQISRLGIGFVPQGRRIFPSLTVKENLTMPARKRKENNGGSHWELEKIYELFPVLKERENNLGTQLSGGQQQMLAIGRALMTNPELLLMDEPSEGLAPVIIDQVGEIIVQLKEAGLSILIVEQNIALACKAADEILVMNKGKIVWSGSPDELMVNEDVQHKYLGVSS from the coding sequence ATGCTTGAACTCCAAGATGTCCACTCGTATTATGGAACGAGTTACATTCTTCAGGGAGTCAGTTTTTCTGTTCCGAAAGGAAAATGCGTCGCTTTGCTTGGGAGGAACGGAGCGGGAAAAACGACTACCATTCATACAATTGTCGGGTTGCATAAAGTGAAACGAGGAAGAATTCGATTTAAAAATCAACCGATCGAATCGCTTCCTCCCCACCAAATTTCCCGCCTCGGCATCGGTTTCGTGCCGCAGGGGAGAAGAATTTTTCCGTCTCTGACGGTAAAAGAAAACTTAACGATGCCGGCACGAAAAAGAAAGGAGAATAATGGGGGCAGCCATTGGGAGCTGGAGAAAATTTATGAATTGTTTCCCGTCTTGAAGGAACGGGAAAACAACTTAGGCACGCAGTTATCAGGCGGCCAGCAGCAAATGCTGGCGATTGGGCGGGCGCTTATGACCAATCCGGAGCTTTTGTTAATGGATGAACCGTCTGAAGGGCTGGCTCCGGTCATTATTGACCAGGTTGGGGAGATTATCGTTCAACTGAAAGAGGCAGGGTTGTCGATTTTAATTGTGGAACAAAACATCGCTCTTGCCTGCAAGGCAGCGGATGAAATTTTAGTCATGAACAAAGGAAAAATTGTATGGAGTGGTTCGCCGGATGAATTGATGGTCAATGAAGACGTCCAGCATAAGTATTTGGGGGTTTCGAGTTAG
- a CDS encoding ABC transporter ATP-binding protein, translating to MSLLRVENISKSFKTLQVLRNVSFEVNHGERHVIIGPNGAGKTTLFHCITNILPIDAGSVYLDGKEISKLPAHHLVHLGMSRTFQKNNLFGDLTVEENIHLALVAKKAYRYDGFLPLTVRSDIRKETNDILEQWEIFDRRHVKVKHLSYGEQRLLEVLLAMASNPKVLLLDEPTSGMSPAETAQTAAMIQNLPRSIAMVIIEHDMDVVFAIADRITVLHHGEVVLSGSPDEIRNNEMVKEIYFGGGAKQYA from the coding sequence TTGAGTTTGCTTAGAGTAGAAAACATTAGTAAGTCGTTTAAAACGTTGCAAGTATTGCGCAACGTTTCTTTTGAGGTGAACCATGGGGAGCGCCATGTCATCATCGGCCCGAATGGCGCAGGGAAAACGACGCTTTTCCATTGCATAACGAACATTCTGCCTATTGACGCCGGTTCTGTGTATTTAGACGGAAAAGAGATCAGCAAACTTCCTGCCCATCATCTTGTCCATTTAGGCATGTCACGGACGTTCCAAAAAAACAACTTATTTGGCGACTTGACAGTGGAAGAAAATATTCATTTGGCGCTTGTAGCGAAAAAAGCGTATCGGTACGATGGTTTTTTACCACTCACCGTCCGGTCTGATATACGCAAGGAAACCAATGATATTTTGGAACAGTGGGAAATTTTCGATCGTCGTCATGTAAAGGTGAAACATCTTTCCTATGGGGAGCAGCGATTGCTTGAAGTGTTGTTGGCCATGGCCAGCAATCCGAAGGTTCTTTTGCTCGACGAACCGACATCCGGAATGTCGCCGGCGGAAACGGCGCAGACAGCGGCAATGATTCAAAATCTGCCTCGCTCTATAGCGATGGTGATTATTGAACACGATATGGATGTTGTCTTTGCCATTGCGGACCGCATCACAGTTCTGCACCATGGAGAAGTTGTTTTAAGCGGTTCACCAGATGAAATCAGAAATAACGAGATGGTCAAAGAAATTTACTTTGGAGGAGGAGCGAAACAATATGCTTGA
- a CDS encoding branched-chain amino acid ABC transporter permease, which translates to MKKLLFGAVLLTALVFAMPLVLSDFAVNLATEIYIMAIFAMSLGLIMGYAGMVSLGHAGFFGIGAYTVAVIGQHVANTYLLLLLAVVMSGLIALVTGAVFIRTSKFYFLMITLAFGQLLYVLFWQLKTWTGGADGMSVSAVMNFGFGEIVSPNGLYYVMGLAFVISYFFLHLLVESPAGKITKGVMENEARMSALGHNVRVYKLLVYTLSGSLAGLAGALYAYFNVFVSPDLSSWMFSGQVMVMVIIGGVGTLLGPALGASVFIYLQNFMSTYTERWPMIMGVLLVALVLAGKGGLIHWLQHGKRLLVSRKRTGEAVSQQTVKKGEAVH; encoded by the coding sequence GTGAAAAAGTTGTTGTTTGGTGCTGTTTTGTTGACCGCTCTTGTTTTCGCTATGCCGCTTGTTTTGTCAGATTTCGCGGTCAACTTGGCAACGGAGATTTATATTATGGCCATTTTTGCGATGAGTCTTGGGTTGATCATGGGCTATGCGGGAATGGTGTCGCTTGGGCACGCCGGTTTTTTTGGCATCGGTGCTTATACAGTGGCCGTGATCGGTCAGCATGTAGCAAATACATATTTGTTGCTTCTGCTGGCTGTGGTCATGTCTGGGCTTATTGCTTTAGTTACGGGCGCTGTGTTTATCCGTACGTCCAAGTTTTACTTTTTAATGATTACTCTCGCTTTTGGACAATTGTTGTATGTTTTGTTTTGGCAATTAAAGACTTGGACAGGCGGGGCAGACGGAATGTCCGTTTCCGCTGTCATGAATTTTGGGTTTGGGGAAATTGTATCTCCGAATGGTCTCTATTATGTCATGGGGCTCGCTTTTGTCATTTCTTACTTTTTTTTGCACCTGCTTGTTGAATCACCGGCGGGAAAGATTACGAAAGGTGTGATGGAAAATGAGGCGCGGATGAGCGCTCTAGGTCATAACGTTCGAGTCTATAAACTGCTCGTTTATACATTGTCTGGATCATTGGCAGGGCTGGCCGGTGCACTTTATGCCTATTTTAATGTATTTGTTTCGCCGGATTTGTCCAGTTGGATGTTTTCTGGGCAAGTGATGGTGATGGTGATTATCGGCGGAGTGGGTACGCTGCTTGGACCAGCACTTGGCGCCAGTGTCTTTATTTACTTGCAAAATTTTATGAGCACGTATACCGAACGATGGCCGATGATCATGGGAGTATTGCTTGTCGCTCTTGTTCTTGCTGGAAAAGGAGGGCTTATTCATTGGCTGCAGCACGGAAAGCGTCTTTTAGTTTCACGCAAACGGACTGGTGAGGCAGTTTCGCAACAGACGGTAAAAAAGGGGGAGGCTGTCCATTGA
- a CDS encoding branched-chain amino acid ABC transporter permease — protein sequence MSAILAQLLTGVAYGMLYFMIAAGLTIILGVMNVVNLAHGTLFMLGAYIAFTFINDELNFWIALLLAVFLTAVLGLALEKWLIKPVYGKELEQVLLTFGLSFIIADAVEWIWGTEMHTLPTPDLLSGSLSIGSTEFPLYRLFVVLVGCLLAWLLWYLETKTRIGAIIRAGVDDRAMVSALGVNVGLVFTGVFAFGAALAGLSGVLGGPLIGMYTGMDNEILVTSLIVVVIGGLGSWKGSFIGAIAVGVIETLGKVWFPSLSMLMVFLIMMMVLIVRPQGLFGREVA from the coding sequence GTGTCCGCCATTCTAGCGCAGTTGCTGACAGGAGTGGCCTATGGGATGCTCTATTTCATGATTGCCGCTGGTTTGACGATTATCCTTGGGGTCATGAATGTCGTGAATCTTGCCCATGGAACGCTGTTTATGCTTGGCGCTTATATTGCGTTTACTTTTATCAATGATGAACTGAACTTTTGGATTGCCTTGCTTCTAGCTGTTTTTCTGACAGCCGTATTAGGATTAGCGCTGGAAAAATGGCTGATTAAGCCTGTATATGGCAAAGAGCTTGAACAGGTGTTGCTGACCTTTGGGTTAAGTTTTATCATTGCCGATGCTGTTGAATGGATATGGGGCACGGAAATGCATACACTTCCAACACCGGATTTGTTGAGCGGTTCATTATCCATTGGAAGCACGGAGTTTCCGTTGTATCGGCTGTTTGTTGTTTTGGTTGGGTGTCTATTGGCTTGGTTGCTATGGTACTTGGAAACGAAAACACGTATTGGAGCGATTATCCGCGCGGGTGTGGACGACCGCGCCATGGTTAGCGCCCTTGGCGTCAATGTTGGACTTGTGTTTACCGGAGTGTTTGCCTTTGGAGCGGCGCTGGCAGGATTAAGCGGTGTATTGGGCGGGCCATTGATCGGCATGTATACAGGAATGGACAATGAAATTCTCGTCACGTCCCTTATTGTCGTCGTCATTGGCGGATTGGGTTCATGGAAGGGATCGTTTATTGGCGCGATTGCAGTCGGAGTGATTGAAACGCTCGGAAAAGTATGGTTCCCCTCTTTATCCATGTTGATGGTGTTTCTCATCATGATGATGGTCCTTATCGTCCGACCGCAAGGGTTGTTTGGAAGAGAGGTGGCATAG